A window of the Desulfovibrio oxyclinae DSM 11498 genome harbors these coding sequences:
- a CDS encoding methyltransferase domain-containing protein encodes MEKLHGCSPGEAASATYCPGELVDPYTLDKVIHLPVTRFRKRSLGGRNVSPKVGRFYPLGMLSGLPGIYSSTITPFRILEIDGETMTVDLNHPLAGRPLAVEAVITRLQEKQGDTGGSLMHWPEEICYGGPGMQAPLPERPTEFFDEQFFSRSDTDDATFYAQPRMIGHIDEQASANLRSMYRRFLKNGMRVLDLMSSMQSHLPDDLDIDVTGLGLNAEEMAANPLLTEYVVHDLNRDPSIPLKGHYDAVACSLSIEYLTDPVSVLSCVREQLAPGGVLLVGMSNRWFPTKAVRGWVDLNEFERVGLVHEMMRRAGFDGKRGAISMRNDWRPQGDRHFLETRGVSDPVYMTWVEKS; translated from the coding sequence ATGGAAAAGCTTCATGGCTGCAGTCCCGGAGAAGCGGCCTCAGCCACCTATTGTCCGGGCGAACTCGTCGATCCGTACACGCTGGACAAGGTTATACATCTTCCCGTTACTCGGTTCCGGAAGCGCAGTCTGGGCGGTAGGAATGTCTCACCCAAGGTGGGACGATTCTATCCGCTCGGAATGCTGTCCGGTCTGCCGGGTATCTACTCCAGCACAATCACTCCGTTCAGGATTCTTGAGATTGACGGAGAGACCATGACCGTTGACCTGAACCATCCGCTCGCCGGCAGGCCGCTTGCTGTGGAGGCGGTCATTACGCGGCTGCAGGAGAAGCAGGGCGACACCGGCGGCAGCCTCATGCACTGGCCCGAAGAGATTTGCTACGGCGGTCCGGGGATGCAGGCGCCGCTCCCGGAGCGTCCCACCGAATTCTTCGACGAGCAGTTCTTTAGCCGAAGCGATACGGACGACGCGACCTTTTACGCACAGCCCCGCATGATCGGTCACATCGATGAGCAGGCATCGGCGAACCTCAGGAGCATGTACCGTCGTTTTCTGAAAAACGGCATGCGCGTGCTCGACCTGATGAGCAGCATGCAGTCACACCTGCCGGACGATCTGGACATCGACGTGACCGGCCTTGGTCTGAATGCCGAAGAAATGGCGGCCAACCCGCTGCTGACCGAGTACGTGGTTCACGACTTGAACCGCGACCCGTCCATTCCGCTGAAAGGGCATTACGACGCCGTGGCTTGTTCGCTTTCCATCGAATACCTCACCGACCCGGTGTCGGTGCTTTCTTGCGTTCGTGAACAGCTCGCTCCGGGCGGGGTGCTGCTCGTGGGCATGTCCAACCGCTGGTTCCCGACAAAGGCCGTGCGCGGTTGGGTGGATCTGAACGAATTCGAGCGCGTCGGACTGGTGCACGAAATGATGCGCCGGGCGGGATTCGACGGCAAACGCGGCGCCATCAGCATGAGAAACGACTGGCGACCTCAGGGTGACCGTCACTTTCTGGAAACCCGAGGTGTGAGTGATCCCGTATATATGACGTGGGTTGAAAAGTCATGA
- the ychF gene encoding redox-regulated ATPase YchF, with amino-acid sequence MSVSIGIVGLPNVGKSTLFNALTKAQNAESANYAFCTIEPNKAVVPVPDKRIDTLAELVKPQRVQQSTVDFVDIAGLVEGASKGEGLGNKFLANIRETQAILHVARCFEDDDVMHVAGNVDPIRDIEIIETELILADIQVLENRLERMKKQLKGDKSLAPLITAAEKMLEHLGETKLAATYPDLEDKSIQTLLDELRLITAKNMIYCANVDEDGLAEDGEHVRRVMELAEQRGAEFVKISAKMEEELVGLEDEEYEEFLESYGVTEAGLDKIIRTGFHTLGLISYFTAGVKEVRAWTIHDGDKAPQAAGVIHTDFERGFIRAEVISYDDYVRCGSEAKCRAEGVLRVEGKEYVVKDGDVVHFLFNV; translated from the coding sequence ATGTCCGTGAGCATAGGCATCGTCGGCCTGCCCAACGTCGGCAAGTCCACGCTTTTCAACGCACTGACCAAGGCCCAGAACGCCGAGAGCGCCAACTACGCGTTCTGCACCATCGAGCCCAACAAGGCCGTTGTGCCGGTGCCGGACAAGCGCATCGACACGCTGGCCGAACTGGTGAAACCGCAGCGCGTCCAGCAGTCCACCGTGGACTTCGTGGACATCGCGGGCCTCGTCGAGGGCGCCAGCAAGGGTGAAGGACTCGGCAACAAGTTTCTCGCCAACATCCGCGAGACGCAGGCGATCCTGCACGTTGCCCGGTGCTTCGAGGACGATGACGTCATGCACGTCGCCGGCAACGTGGACCCCATCCGCGACATCGAGATCATCGAGACCGAGCTGATCCTTGCCGACATTCAGGTGTTGGAAAACCGCCTTGAGCGCATGAAGAAGCAGCTCAAGGGCGACAAGTCGCTGGCTCCGCTGATCACCGCGGCCGAAAAGATGCTGGAGCATCTGGGTGAAACGAAGCTTGCTGCCACCTATCCCGACTTAGAGGATAAGAGCATTCAGACCCTGCTGGACGAGCTGCGCCTCATCACGGCCAAGAACATGATCTACTGCGCCAATGTGGACGAGGACGGCCTTGCCGAAGACGGCGAGCACGTGCGTCGCGTCATGGAGCTTGCCGAGCAGCGCGGTGCGGAGTTCGTTAAGATTTCCGCCAAGATGGAAGAAGAGCTCGTGGGCCTCGAAGACGAAGAATATGAAGAGTTTCTGGAATCCTACGGCGTCACCGAGGCTGGGCTGGACAAGATCATACGCACCGGGTTCCACACCCTCGGCCTCATCAGCTACTTCACCGCCGGGGTAAAGGAAGTGCGCGCATGGACCATCCATGACGGCGACAAGGCTCCGCAGGCAGCGGGCGTCATCCACACGGATTTCGAACGCGGATTCATCCGCGCCGAGGTCATCAGCTACGACGACTACGTGCGCTGCGGTTCCGAGGCCAAGTGCCGGGCGGAAGGCGTGCTGCGCGTGGAAGGCAAGGAGTACGTGGTCAAGGACGGCGACGTGGTCCACTTCCTGTTCAACGTCTAG
- a CDS encoding 2-oxoacid:acceptor oxidoreductase family protein: MSRYLDTIIAGFGGQGVMLIGNLLAYAGMQDGLNVTYIPVYGPEMRGGTANCTVVLAEEEIGSPIIRRPTSLIIMNRPSLDKFQSRLQDDGICVVNSSLVDMELADTDRLNCLAVPANDIADKLGNTRMANMVALGAFIQATQVMPLDVVQGALENVISAHYSHLIPKNAEALQAGADHVK, translated from the coding sequence ATGTCCCGCTATCTCGACACCATCATCGCAGGCTTCGGCGGCCAGGGAGTCATGCTCATCGGCAACCTGCTGGCCTACGCGGGCATGCAGGACGGCCTGAACGTGACCTACATCCCGGTCTACGGCCCGGAAATGCGCGGCGGCACCGCCAACTGCACCGTGGTCCTGGCCGAAGAGGAAATCGGTTCCCCCATCATCCGCAGGCCCACCAGCCTGATCATCATGAACCGCCCCTCACTCGACAAGTTCCAGTCCCGCCTGCAGGACGACGGCATCTGCGTCGTCAACTCCTCGCTGGTGGACATGGAACTGGCCGACACCGACCGCCTGAACTGCCTCGCCGTCCCGGCCAACGACATCGCCGACAAGCTCGGCAACACCCGCATGGCCAACATGGTCGCCCTCGGCGCCTTCATTCAGGCCACGCAGGTCATGCCGCTGGACGTGGTGCAGGGCGCGCTGGAGAATGTCATCTCCGCGCACTACTCCCACCTGATCCCCAAAAACGCCGAAGCCCTTCAGGCCGGCGCGGATCACGTGAAATAG
- a CDS encoding thiamine pyrophosphate-dependent enzyme, translating into MSEMNEKLVFDRPESVIDRPTHYCPGCHHGVAHRMVGELLDELGLRENSILVSSIGCSVFLYNYLNVDAVEAPHGRAPAVATGVKAARKDNFVFAYQGDGDLASIGMAEILHAANRGEKISVVFVNNTVYGMTGGQMAPTTLIGQRTTTCPSGRCLEHEGAPIRMTEIISSLGGTAFAARGSLDNVKNIRTAKKYMRKAFECQTQGKGFGFVELLSACPTNWKMDPIKSNERIQTEMIPYFPLGVYKDTDEGGAC; encoded by the coding sequence ATGTCCGAAATGAACGAAAAACTCGTTTTCGACCGCCCCGAATCGGTCATAGACAGGCCCACCCACTACTGCCCGGGCTGCCACCACGGCGTGGCGCACCGCATGGTGGGCGAACTGCTGGACGAACTCGGTCTGCGCGAGAACTCCATTCTCGTGTCCTCCATCGGCTGCTCCGTGTTCCTCTACAACTACCTTAACGTGGACGCCGTTGAAGCGCCGCACGGCCGCGCACCGGCCGTCGCCACCGGCGTGAAAGCCGCCCGCAAGGACAACTTCGTCTTCGCCTATCAGGGCGACGGCGACCTCGCGTCCATCGGCATGGCCGAGATTCTGCACGCCGCCAACCGCGGCGAGAAGATCAGCGTGGTCTTCGTGAACAACACCGTTTACGGCATGACCGGCGGCCAGATGGCCCCCACCACGCTCATCGGCCAGCGCACCACCACCTGTCCCTCCGGCCGCTGTCTGGAGCACGAGGGCGCACCCATCCGCATGACCGAGATCATCTCCTCGCTCGGCGGAACCGCCTTTGCCGCCCGCGGCTCGCTGGACAACGTGAAGAACATCCGCACCGCCAAGAAATACATGCGCAAGGCGTTCGAATGCCAGACGCAGGGCAAGGGCTTCGGCTTTGTGGAGCTGCTCTCCGCATGCCCCACGAACTGGAAGATGGATCCGATCAAATCCAATGAACGCATCCAGACCGAGATGATCCCCTACTTCCCGCTCGGAGTGTACAAGGACACCGACGAAGGAGGTGCCTGCTAA